TGTAGAATGTCCGCTGTAGATTCTTACCAAAAGTGAAACAATTCCTTTTGGCAAAATCCCGTCAGAATCTGCATTGAAAAACAATTTCCCATCTGTAAATTCTGCATCAATCCAAACTTTGGATTGACAACCTCGGATAAGATTTTCATCTGTTTTTTTTTCCTCAGGAAGTCCTTTCAGCTCTTTCCCAAGGTCTATGATATATTCATATTTCTGCTCCCAATCGTCCAGAAAGGCGAATTCTTCTATTAATTCTTGTTGTTTTTCTTTGATTGTCATTCAGAATTGATTTGAATTAAAATTAAATTATTTTACCGATTGAGCAATATTTGCAATCACTTTAACAGCCGCCAACATACTTTCCAAAGGTACAAATTCGTAAGGTCCGTGGAAGTTATGTCCACCAGCAAAGATATTAGGACAAGGCAATCCCATATAAGATAGCTGCGCACCGTCTGTTCCCCCTCTAATTGCTTTGATTTTTGGCTCGATTCCGGAATCTTTCATTGCCTGTTCTGCAATATCTATAATGTGCATTTTGCCTTCGAACAGCTTTTTCATATTGAGATATTGCTGTTTGATTTCTATTTCAGCAGTCTTCTCGCCATACTTTTTGTTGATTGCTTCAACTTTTTCAGCAATCAGTTTTTTTCTGTCTTCAAATTTTTGGTCATCGTGGTCACGGATAATGTATTGAAGTTTAGCCTCTGAAACATCGCCTTCGAAATCTGTCAGATGGAAAAACCCTTCAAAACCTTTTGTCGTAGCAGGCGTTTCATTTTCTGGTAATGAATTGATGAACTCTGAAGCCACTAAACCAGCATTCAGCATTTTACCGAAAGAATAACCTGGATGAACAGACAATCCGTGGATTTTAACCACAGCTCCGGCAGCATTGAAGTTTTCATATTCCAATTCCCCAATTTCTCCGCCGTCCATTGTATATGCCCACTCAGCTCCAAATTTTTCTACATCAAAGTGATGTGCGCCTCTTCCAATCTCTTCATCCGGATTGAATCCAATAGATATTCTGCCGTGTTTGATTTGAGGATTTGTTAAAAGAAATTCGGCTGCTGTTACAATTTCTGCAACACCGGCTTTGTCATCAGCACTCAACAATGTTGTTCCGTCTGTTGTGATGATGGTTTGTCCGATATACTTTTTTAAGGATTCAAATTTGGTTGATGACAAAATGAATCCGGTTTCCTTATTCAGTAACAAGTCTTCGCCGTCATAATTTTCCCAAATCTGTGGATTCACATTCTCACCGTTGAAATCCG
The genomic region above belongs to Epilithonimonas zeae and contains:
- the pepT gene encoding peptidase T, whose translation is MENIQLDGIWREKLLNRFITYIKIFSTSDAESETTPSTERQWDIANYLYKELQDLGLEDVSIDEKGYVFGFIPSNKEEKVPQVGFIAHYDSSPDFNGENVNPQIWENYDGEDLLLNKETGFILSSTKFESLKKYIGQTIITTDGTTLLSADDKAGVAEIVTAAEFLLTNPQIKHGRISIGFNPDEEIGRGAHHFDVEKFGAEWAYTMDGGEIGELEYENFNAAGAVVKIHGLSVHPGYSFGKMLNAGLVASEFINSLPENETPATTKGFEGFFHLTDFEGDVSEAKLQYIIRDHDDQKFEDRKKLIAEKVEAINKKYGEKTAEIEIKQQYLNMKKLFEGKMHIIDIAEQAMKDSGIEPKIKAIRGGTDGAQLSYMGLPCPNIFAGGHNFHGPYEFVPLESMLAAVKVIANIAQSVK
- a CDS encoding SufE family protein, which produces MTIKEKQQELIEEFAFLDDWEQKYEYIIDLGKELKGLPEEKKTDENLIRGCQSKVWIDAEFTDGKLFFNADSDGILPKGIVSLLVRIYSGHSTQEILDSDFDFISEIGLQEFLSPSRANGLMAMTKQIKFYAVAFQLKK